The following coding sequences lie in one Amycolatopsis cihanbeyliensis genomic window:
- a CDS encoding glycosyltransferase family 2 protein: MSTDHVDVVLPCLNEAGALPGVLGGLPAGYHAIVVDNGSTDGSAEVAAGLGARVVREPRPGYGAAVHTGLEAATSEVVCFVDADGSLDPGELPRLVAAVARGEAELAVGRRMPVAARVWPWHARAGNLLLAGLLRRRGLPVHDIAPMRAVGRTALLELGVLDRAFGYPLEMLIRAARAGWRVREFDVAYRERAKGTTSKVSGSVRGTARAVRDMSRVLAR, from the coding sequence GTGAGCACAGACCACGTTGATGTCGTCCTACCGTGCCTGAACGAGGCCGGCGCGCTGCCCGGCGTCCTCGGCGGCCTGCCGGCCGGATACCACGCGATCGTGGTGGACAACGGATCCACCGATGGCTCCGCGGAGGTCGCCGCGGGACTCGGCGCGCGGGTGGTGCGCGAACCCCGTCCCGGCTACGGCGCCGCCGTACACACCGGCCTGGAGGCCGCCACCTCGGAGGTGGTGTGTTTCGTGGACGCGGACGGCTCGCTCGACCCCGGTGAGCTGCCGCGGCTGGTGGCCGCGGTCGCCCGCGGCGAGGCCGAGCTGGCCGTGGGCCGCAGGATGCCGGTGGCCGCGCGGGTGTGGCCGTGGCACGCGCGTGCGGGGAACCTGCTGCTGGCCGGCCTGCTGCGGCGCAGGGGGCTACCGGTGCACGACATCGCGCCGATGCGCGCCGTCGGCCGCACCGCCCTGCTGGAACTCGGTGTGCTGGATCGCGCGTTCGGGTATCCGCTGGAGATGCTGATCAGGGCGGCCCGCGCGGGCTGGCGGGTACGCGAGTTCGACGTGGCCTACCGGGAGCGGGCGAAGGGGACCACCTCCAAGGTCTCCGGGTCCGTCCGTGGCACCGCGCGGGCGGTGCGGGACATGAGCCGGGTGCTGGCCCGATGA